One Sphaeramia orbicularis unplaced genomic scaffold, fSphaOr1.1, whole genome shotgun sequence genomic region harbors:
- the LOC115416549 gene encoding globoside alpha-1,3-N-acetylgalactosaminyltransferase 1-like, producing the protein MFSFSYKVLVGATVTGLLLGLLYVSQLHRSWSDSGSGPESGPGSGSGSVSGSMSGSGSGSVSGSGPGSRSGSGSQDPSVNPGCEFHLEDPEHLIYHQPSITQGRTDVVSVTPWLAPVVWEGTFDPVLMDSIYKPKNITVAATVFAVGKYTMFLKDFLETAEEHFFVGFRVHMYVFTDQPQDVPSVKMAAGRQLTVRSVPSSRRWQEISARRMELIQNLIQDQLWNSAHFIFCLDVDSKFHGHWGAESLGGLVGVVHPGYYRDDRSRFPYERRPESRAFIPHGQGDFYYCGGAFGGTLDQVRLLAQTCRTNFEDDAKDGIEAAWQEESHLNRYMWVNKPTKVLSPEYLWQDFKPRNPEVRVVRFSGVVKNYAAIRPNV; encoded by the exons GTCATGGTCTGATTCTGGATCTGGTCCTGagtctggtcctgggtctgggtctgggtctgtttctggatccatgtctggttctgggtctggatctgtttCTGGATCTGGTCCCGGGTCTAGATCTGGATCTGGTTCTCAGGACCCCTCAGTGAACCCTGGATGCGAGTTCCATCTGGAGGATCCAGAACA tcTGATCTACCACCAGCCCAGCATCACACAGGg GCGGACTGACGTGGTCTCCGTCACCCCCTGGTTGGCCCCGGTGGTGTGGGAGGGGACCTTCGACCCCGTCCTCATGGACAGTATCTACAAACCCAAGAACATCACTGTCGCTGCCACCGTATTTGCCGTTGGAAA GTACACCATGTTCCTGAAGGACTTCCTGGAGACGGCTGAGGAGCACTTCTTCGTTGGTTTCAGAGTGCACATGTACGTGTTCACCGACCAGCCCCAAGACGTGCCCTCAGTTAAGATGGCCGCCGGCAGACAG CTGACGGTGCGTTCAGTGCCCAGTTCCCGGCGTTGGCAGGAGATCTCGGCTCGTCGGATGGAGCTGATCCAGAACCTGATCCAGGACCAGCTGTGGAACTCCGCCCACTTCATCTTCTGTCTGGACGTGGACTCCAAGTTCCACGGACACTGGGGGGCGGAGTCCCTGGGGGGTCTGGTGGGCGTGGTCCATCCAG GTTACTACAGGGACGATCGCAGCAGGTTTCCGTACGAACGCAGACCAGAGTCCAGGGCCTTCATCCCACATGGACAAGGAGACTTCTACTACTGCGGGGGGGCCTTCGGAGGAACCCTGGACCAGGTCCGGCTGCTGGCCCAGACCTGCAGGACCAACTTTGAAGACGACGCCAAAGACGGAATAGAGGCCGCCTGGCAAGAGGAGAGTCACCTGAACAG GTACATGTGGGTCAATAAACCCACTAAGGTCCTGTCTCCAGAGTACCTGTGGCAGGACTTCAAACCCCGGAACCCAGAGGTCCGCGTTGTACGCTTCTCTGGGGTCGTCAAGAACTACGCCGCCATCCGACCCAACGTCTGA